CGAGGTGGTGGGCGTGGCCGGGGGCAACTACGTGGAGGTGGGCTTCACGCTGGGGCCCGTCACCGGGGACTCCCGCCGGGTGGTGTGCTTCTCCACGCTGGACAACCTGGTGAAGGGCGGCGCGGGCCAGGCCATCCAGAGCTTCAACCTGATGATGGGCTTCGACGAGCGGCTGACCCTCGCCGAGCCGGGGCTGTGGCCATGAGCGGGCTGAGGGCGTTCCAGGGCCGCTGGTTCGTGGTGAAGATTGGCGGCGAGCTGTCCTCGGACCGGCCGAAGCTGGCCGGCAGCGTGGGGGCCGCGGTGCGCGCCTTCCTCGCTGCGGGCATCCGGGTGGCCGTCATCCACGGCGGCGGCCCGCAGGCCACGGAGCTGACGAACAAGCTGGGGCTCACGCCGCGCATGGTGGCGGGGCGCCGGGTGACGGACGAGGCCACCCTGGAGGTGATGAAGATGACGCTCGCGGGCCAGGTGTCCGTGGACGTCGCCGCCGCGTTCCGCCTGGCCGGGGTGCCCGCGCTGTGCACCACGGGCGTGTCCGCGGGCCTCATCGACGCGCGCAAGCGGGCCCCCCAGGTGCTCACCGGCGCGGGGCCCGAGCCCATCGATCTGGGGCTCGTGGGGGATGTGGTGGACGTGAACACCGCGCTCTTCGAGCGCCTGGCCGAGGCGGGCGTGGTGCCGGTGCTGGGCTCGCTGTCGGGGGATGCGCAGGGCCAGGTCTTCAACATCAACGCGGACACGGTGGCCACCCGCGTCGCCGCGAAGCTCCGGGCCGCCAAGCTGTTCCTCGTGTCCAACGTGCCGGGCGTGCTCGCCGACAAGAACGATCCGTCCACCCGTATCCCCACGCTGACACCCGCGGAGGCCCAGGAGAAGATCGCTTCGGGGGTGATTCAGGGAGGGATGATTCCGAAGGTGGAGGAGAGCCTCGCCATGTTGGAGGAGGGCATCGAAGCCATCCACATCGTGGGAATCTCGCCCGCGCACGCGCTGCTCGGCGAGGCGCAGGGGGCAGGAAGCTTCGGGACGGCGTTTCTCCGGGCCCGCTGAGGGGGGGCCCCCCGCGGGCGGGTGTGTGCAGCCCGGTGCACAGATTCCTTGCACACCGCGTCGTGCGGGTGGCACGCCCAGGCCCGAGGAAGGCTTCAAACGCCCGGGACTTCAGGGGCCGGGCGGTGGCACGGGTGTTGTTAAGGTCCTTGCTTCATGTACTGCCCCGAATGCCGGCAAGAGCGGTTGTCTGGCCTCCAGTGTGTCCGCTGTGGAGGTGAGATGGTGGCCCGGTCCCGGGAGGCGCTGTCAGCGGACCTGGACCACGTCCACTACCTGCTCAACGAGGTGCCCCACTGGGACGTGCTGGAAGTCTCCTCGGGGGCGCGCAAGTACCTCATCGAGCGCTACGAGCGGCAGGCCCGCATCCTGTACTCGCTGCTCGCGGGAGGGGCGCCGGCCGTGGCGCCCGAGCCCGTCCCCGAGCCCGTTTCCGAGCCCGAGCCCGTGAGCCTTCCGGCCGGCGCCCTGCTGGCGCAGGCCGTGTCCGAGGTGGCCGCGGCGCCCGAGCCCGAGCCGCGCCCAGAGCCCGCCCCCGTGGAGGAGGAGCCCGAGCCGCTCTTCGAGCCGCCCCCCGTGCAGAGCCTCACCGCCCGCCTCGTGGAGGAGACGTCCGCCTGGAGCCGCATCTGGCGGCCCTTCCTCTACGAGAGCATTGGCTGGTTCCTCGGCGCGTTCCTCATCCTCGCCGGCACGCTCTACTTCGTCTTCGAGAGCTGGGCGGGGATGACCTCGGGGGTCCGCTCGCTCGTCGTCTTCGCGATGACGGCGTTCTACTCCGTGGGCTTCTCCACCTGGGGGGCCTTCCTGATGCGGCGCGAGGCGCTGCGCAGCGCCGGGCGCATCCTTTGTCTGATTGGCTCGGCGGTGGCGCCGCTGGCGGGGATCGCGCTGGGGCCCCTGGGGGGCCCGCTTCCGCTGGGGCTCGAAGGCGTGAGCCCCGTGCTGCTCGTGCCGGTGCTGCTGGTCTGGACCGCCGTCTCGGCCTTCCTCGCCCGCCGTCCCGCCGAGGCGATGGATGCGCCCTCCCGCCCCTTGCTCCAGGCGGGCCTGGTGGGCACCACGCTGATGATGGGCCTGGCGCCCCTCGCCGCACGGCTGGGCGGGCCCGCGCTGTGGCTCCACCTGCTGCCCTGCGTGCTCTTCTTCCTGCTGGCGCGCCAGCAGCAGCGCGAGCCGAAGCAGGGCGAGGCGCTCGCCTTCGCCCTGGCCGCCCCGCTCTACCTGCTCGCGCTCTTCTCGGTCCGGTTGCACCTGGCCCTCGGCGCCGCGGGGGAGCCTCCCGCGGTGGGCTCCTATGCGCCCTTCGTCGCCTTCCTCCTGGCCATGTGTCTGGCGTTCCGGCGGAGCGAGCCCTCGCGGGCGGCGGATCCGCTTGCCCTGGCGGTGGCCGCGCTGCAGGTGGGCTGCCTCGTGCTGTCGGGGACGGGCGCGGCGCCGGCCTTCTTCGTCACGGCGGCCGTCTTCACGGGGACGATGTACTGGCTGGCCCAGGGAGAGCTTCCCCGGCTGCGCTGGCTCTACGCCGCCTATGCCGGGGCCTATCTCGCGTATGCCTCCAGCCCCCAGCTCGTTCCCGGGGTGGTGCAGCAGCTCATCGAGACCCTCAAGGCGCACCTGGGCTACCCGCCGTCCGAGACGCTGCCGTTCCAGTTCGGGGCGCTGACCGCGCTGCCCTTCGTCCTCGCGGGGGTGCTCCTGGCGGCCCGGCTGAGCCCGCGCGGGGCGCGGGAGGTGAGCGCGCGGGCGGCGGGAATCGCGCAGGTCCTGCTGCGCTCCACGGTGGTGGCCAGCATCCTCTTCGTCCTCATGGCACACCTGGGGCCGGACTCGCGTCCGGTGCTCTGGAGCGCGCTCGCGCTGGCGGCGGTGGGCGTGGCCGGGGGCCTGTGGCTGGAGCGCCCCGAGCTCTCCGGGGTGGGGGCCCTGCTGATGCTGGCCCTTCCCCTGTCCGCCCTGGCCCTGTTCGGCAACGCGGGCGCGTCCGTGCTGTGCGGTGGGGTGGCGCTGGGGTTCGCCGCGCTGGTCTCCCGGACGGCGCCTCCCGTGCGGCACTTCTTCAGCGGGGCGGTGGCCGTGCTGGCGCTGGCGGCCTTCTGCACCGGCTTCGCCTCGGCCCCCGGGTGGATGCCCACCGTGGGTTTGGCGCTGGCCGGGAGTGCCGCGCTCCTGACGGCGTGGTCCCTGGCGGACCCCCAGCTCGTGGCGCTGGCGGGCTGCATCGCCGCCGCGGTGGTGCCCCATGCCGCCTCGGGCATGAAGCCCTTCGGGCTGGAGGCGGTGGCGCTGACCCTGGCGCCCCTGGCGCTGGGCTTCGCGCTCCTGGGGGAGCGGGGCGGCCGCATGCGGCTGCTGGGCATTCCGGGCATCCTCTATGCGCTCACGGCGTCCTGCCTGGCGGTGGTGATGCAGACGCCCGTGCCGGGCGTCATCCTGCTCGCCTCGGCGGCGGCCGTGGCCGTGGCCTCGCGCACGTTCCCGGTGAGCCGGCCTGTCGCGGTGCTCCTGGCGGGGCTGGCGCTCCTGCCCACCTGGAGTGACGGCGTTCATTTCTCTCCCTGGACGTGGCTGACGCCCGGGCTGTCCATGGCGTGCATGGTCCTCTGGGCCCTGGGGGCCTCGCTGGCCACCGCGCGCTGGGGCCGCGGTGCGAGCACCGTCACGGCGGGCCTGGCCGTGCTCGCGGGCGTGTTCGTGCCGGTGATGGCGATGCCGTCCTCCTCGCCCTTTTACGTGGGCGTGCTGTTCGGCGCGGCGCTGGCCTGTCTCCTCACGGCGCGGGCGTTGCCGGCGTCCCTGAGCGTCATCGCCGCGGCTGGGTGGGCGGCCCTGGGGGCCATGCATTTCCGGGAGGGCTTGCCGCTCCTGGCGGCCGCCCTGGGCGTCCTGGCCCTGCTGGAAGAGCGGCGGTGGGTGCGCGACGTGCTGGCGGGAGGGGGGCGCTTCGCGCTCGCGGCCAGCATCGCGTCCCTGCTCCTCCTGCCCCTGGCGCCATTGGTGTGGTGGACCCGTCCCCCGGTGGCGCTCCTGCTCGGGTGCATGACGTTGGTGCCGCTGCTGTGGGTGCGTGCCACCCGGCAGCCCCTGTTCCTCTTCTTCGCCCCCGTGCTCTCGGCGGCGTTCCTGTCCTTGCGAGGGGCCGCGCCCGCCCTCGCGCCGTTCCTGCCCTTGCTGGGGCTCCTGGTGCTCCGCGCCGTGGAGCATGTGCCCTCCGTGGCGCGGCTGCTGCTGGGGGAGCATGAGCCCTCGGCGCGTCAGGCCCTGTCTGGGTGGTTGCAGGCCGCCTTCGTGATGGTGGGGGGGGGGCTGGTGGTGACCGAGGCCTCCGGGGCGGCGCTCCTCGTGCTCGCGGTGGCGCTGGCGCTCCTGCCGGGCGCGAGGCCTTCCCTTCGGCTGGCCCTGGCGGTGTCGCTGCTCCTCTTCCTTCCCGAGGCCCGGTTCCCCACGGCGGCCGCCTTGCTGGCGCTCGGCGTGTTCGAGCACCACCGCCCCACGTGGACCTGGGCCTTCTTCCGGTGCGAGCCGGACCGGGCCTTCCGTCCGGTGCTGGTGCTGGGGGCGCTCTTCCTCGCCTGCGTGGCCGTGTACGACCACCTGTCTGCTGCCTCCCTCGCGGGGGTGGCGGGAGTGCTGGTCCTGGCGGCCTTCCTCCTGTCCTCACGCTGGCTGCTGACGGGCGCGGTCCTCACGTTGGCGGTGGCGGCTTGGGTGCCGGGCGGCGGGTTCTGGACGGTGCATCCGTTCGCCCCGCTCGCCTTCACCGGGGTGGCGTTCGCCGCGGCGCTCCTGTCCGCGCTGTGCCAGTCCGGCCGCGTGCAGCGGGCGCTCTCGGCGGCGGTGGCCCAGGTGCTCCCGGGGCTGGAGGACACCTGGAGTGAGCCCCTGTGGGTGGGTGGCATGCTCACGCTGGGGGGCCTGGTGGCGCGCCAGTGGGGGGGGGGGGGGGCAGGCACGCTGTCCCCGGGCGTGGCGGGGCTCGCGGCGGTGACGGCGCTGCTGCTCATGGTCTCCCGGGAGCAGGGGATGGCCTACGCGGCCACGGGCCTGCTGGGCGGGGTGCTCGTCGCGGCGGTGGCTCCAGGGTGGATGCCGGTGGCCGTGGGCGCGGCGGGGCTCGTGCTGTGTCTGGCGGGCATGCTCCTGGAGAAGCGGGAAGTCCCCGTGGGCGAGGCGCTGCACCACGGTGGGTGGATCCTCGCGCTGCTGGCCCTCATCGGCCTGCACAGCCTGCGGCATGTGAGCACGCCCCTGAGCTTCGTGCTGGCCGCGGCGGCCCTGTGGGCCGTCGTCCACCGGCGCCGGCGCGTGGAGCCGTTGGGTTGGCTCGGCACCCTCGTCACCGTCCACGCGCTGCTCGCGTTCCTGGGCGCCGTGTTCTCCACGGGCCGGGGCGCGGCGCTCCTCGTGCCCCACCTGGGCGCGGCCACCGCCGTGCTGGCCGCCGTGGCGTTCCACCTTGCGGGGACGAAGGTCCGCCGGGCCATGGGCCACGTCCTGGCGGCCCTGGCGCTCTTCGAGATGTCCGCGGGGCTGGTGCTGGTGCCGCTGAGCGGCGCGGGGGGGACGCTCCGGGAGGCGCTCGTGATGGGGGTGGGCTGCACCGTGCTGCTGGTGGCGCTCGTGCGCCGCGCGGTCTCCCAGGAGGACACGCTCTCCGCCTACTTCGCGCAGGCCACGCTCGTGCTGGGCTACCTGGGCGTGCGGCTGCTGGGCATGGGAGGGCAGGGGCTGGGCATGACGGACAGCCTCGTGGCCCTGGTGAGCGGCGCGCTCTTCTCGGGCCTCTGCGTCTTCGCGCGGCGCGAGGGCTCTTCGCTCGCCGCGCTCCGCCGGCCCGCCTTCGTGGGCGCCTTCCTCTTCCCGCTGCTGGGGCTGTGCACCGCGCCGTGGGGCGAGACGGCTTCCACCGCGGCGCTGCTCGTGGGGCACGCCGCGCACTTCGCCGCGTTCGCCGTGCACCCGGTCCGCCGGGGCATGGCCTCGCTGGCCTCCGCGCTGGCCTTCAACGCCGCGCTGCTCGTCGTCTGGGTAGGCTCTGGCGCGGGCGAGCCGCAGTACTACCTCATCCCCGCGGGGCTCTCCCTGCTGGTGCTGCTGGGCGTCTTCCGGGACTCGCTCGCCCCCGACACCCTGGCGCGGCTGCGCGCCCTGGCCGTCACCGTCATCTATGCCGCCGGCGCCTGGCAGCCGCTGATGTTCAACAACGGCCAGGCCATGGTGCTGTGCGTGGGGCTGTGCCTGCTGGGCGTGGGGGCGGGCATCGCCCTGCGCATCCGCTCCTACGTCTACCTGGGCTCGGCGTTCCTGGTGACGTGCGTGGCCGCCAACCTGGTGCGCTTCGGCATGCGGGACCACCGCATGGGCGCCGCGTTCCTGTCCTTGCTGGGGCTGCTGGTGGTGGGCTTCATGGTGCTGCTCAGCGCGCACCGCGAGCGGCTGCTCCAGCGGTATGCGCGGGTCCGCTCCCTGCTGGCCGCCTGGGAGGGCTGAGGCGGACGCGGGGGCCTGGGCGCTTCAGGGCCCCCGCGGGGAAGCGAGGCGCTCGCCTCAGTCGATGAAGAAGTCCGGCAGGGGCTGCGTGCCGGGCTTCACCAGGTACTGGTCGAAGTCGGTGACGCCCGCCTCGCGCAGCACCTCGTCGTCGATGAAGAAGTTGCCGGTGCACGCGCGGCTGTCGCGGGTGAGGATGGCATAGGCCGCGTCGGCCATGATGTCGGGGGTGCGGCTGGCGTCCATCATCTCCTGGCCGCCCAGCATGTTCACCGCGGCGGTGGCGATGGTGGTGCGCGGCCACAGGGCGTTGAAGGCCACGCCGTTCTCACGGAACTCCTCGGCCATGCCGAGCACGCACATGCTCATGCCGTACTTGGCCATGGTGTAGGCCACGTGGCCCTGGAACCACTTGGTCTTCATGCTGAGCGGCGGCGAGAGCGTGAGGACGTGCGGGTTCTTCGCCTTGAGCAGCTCCGGCAGGCACGCCTGGGTGGTGGCGTAGGTGCCGCGCACATTGACGCCGAACATCAGGTCGAACTTCTTCATCGGCGTCTGCAGCGTGCCGGTGAGGCTGATGGCGCTGGCGTTGTTCACGCAGATGTCGATGCCCCCGAAGCGCTCCACCGCCTGCTTCACGGCGTCGTGGATCTGCTCCTCCTGGCGGATGTCCACCATGAGGGGCAGCGCCTTGCCGCCTTCCTTCTCAATCTCCTCGGCGGCCGAGTAGATGGTGCCGGGCAGCTTGGGGTGGGGCGCGGACGTCTTGGCGGCGATGACGATGTTGGCGCCATCCCGCGCGGCGCGTTTGGCGATGGCCAGACCAATGCCTCGGCTCGCGCCAGTGATGAACAGGGTCTTTCCCTTCAGCGTGCTCACCGCAGGGCCTTTCTCCCGGGCCCCAGCGGAGCCCTTTGGGTGTCGTGTCGCCTGCCCGAAGGAGCAGGGGCCTCCCTTCCGTACTGTGTCCTGGGAGGAATGGCCACCGTGAATTCACCCGCCTGCCCGGCGCCCTCCAGAAGCCAGTCTCGCACGGCGAGAAAGCGCGCCGCCGGGGCCGCGGCCTTGCGCCACGCCAGCCAGAGCGTTCCGCGCGGGCGGCGCAGCGAGGAGCGCCGGGACTCGGGCTCCAGGGCCACGGCGCGCCCGGCCTCCAGCACGGGCCCCACCAGGTAGCCTGGGAGCACGGCGATGCCACACCCGGCCTCCACGAGCGCCAGCATCTCGTCCAGGTTCGCGATGTGGCACACCACCTGGGAGGGCAGCGGCTCCTGGGGCCCGAACGCCGCGCGCCACCACGGGGCGAGCATCGCCAGGTCCGCGTCGAACGCGATGAAGCGGTGCTGGGCGAAGTCGCGGGCCGTGCGCGGCGTGCCGTGTTTGCGCACATACGCGGGCGAGGCCACGGCCAGGAAGTGCTCCTGGCCAATCTCCCGGACCTCCAGCGCCGGCTCCTCGGGCAGGGTGCCCACGATGGCCAGGTCCACCTCGCCCGCGAGCAGCCTTCGGATGAGCAGGCTCGCCACCTCGAAGCGGATGGTCAGCCGCAGCTCCGGGTAGCGCTCCATCAACCCGGGCAACCGGGGCCGCAGCCAGGCGCGGCAGAAGGGCCAGGGGCCGCCCAGGGACACCTCGCCCTTCACCGTGCGCTGGGTCTCGGCCGCCGCGTCGAGCGCCGCGTCCAGCGCGGGCAGGTGTTCGGCGAGCCGGTCGATCAGGGCTTGCCCCGTGGGCGTGAGCCGGGCCCGGCGTCCCACCCGCTCGAACAGCGTGACGCCGAGCCGCTGCTCCAGGGCCTTGAGCTGCTGGCCGACTGCGGAGGCGGTGATGCCCAACCGGGCGGCGGCGGCGGCATGGGTGCCCGCGCGGCTCACCTCCCACAGCGTCCACAGCGCCTCGCGATTGCCAAGCATGGCTTGAGTGTATGTGAAGAAGCGCTCGGTTTTCTTGGGAATCGCGTGGCGGTACTTCTGGGGCCATCGAAGCCCTGACGACCAGGGCCCACGCGAGGCGAGACAACGATGAAGCTGCTGGCGGCCGTGAAGATCCTGCTGATTGTCACCAGTCATGAGCAGTTGGGAGACACCCCGGAGCGCACCGGCTACTGGCTGGAGGAACTGGCGGCGCCCTACAAGGAGTTCACGGAGGCGGGGGCGCAGGTGGACATCGCCTCGCCGCGCGGGGGCAAGGCGCCCGCGGACCCGAAGAGCGTGAAGGACGCGGACGAGGTCTCCCGCGCGTTCCTGGCGGATCCCCAGGCGGCGAAGAAGCTGGAGAACACGCTGGTGCTGGACACGGTGAAGGACACGTACGACGCCTACTTCGTGGTGGGCGGGCACGGGGTGATGTGGGACCTGGCGGTGCACACGCCGCTGCAGCGGCTGCTCGCGGACGGGTACGCCCGGGGCTCCGTGGTGGCGGCGGTCTGCCATGGGCCCGCGGCCCTGGTGGGGGTGAAGGACAAGGAGGGCCGTCCGCTGGTGGCCGGCAAGCGCGTGGCGGCCTTCTCGAACGAGGAGGAGCAGGGCGCGAAGCTCGACAAGGTGGTGCCCTTCGCCCTGGAGACGCGGCTGCGGGAGCTGGGCGCGCGCTACGAGCGGGGCCCGATGTGGAAGAGCTTCGCGGTGCGGGATGGCCGGCTCGTGACGGGGCAGAACCCGGCCTCGTCCGTGGCCGCCGCGCGCGAAGTCATCCAGGCCCTGAAGGAGAAGAAGTAGGGCCTCGCGGGTGTAGCGCAGCCGGCAGTGTTCTCAAGGCCCTCGCCAGGGGAGGGGACCGGATGATATCGGGCAGCGTTGCTGCTTAATCAGGTCTTTCATTCTAGTCATGGAGTTGCTCTTGAGAACATGGAAGGTCGCTGCGGTCCTCCTCCTGGCCGGTTGCGTGGGCGCGTGTGGCGGTGCGGAAGCCGAGGAAGGGCCTCGGTCCATGGTGCGGGCCGAGCTGGCGTGTCCCGGGCTGACGGCGCCGGTGTATCACCGCATCAAGCCGGACGGAGGGGACAGCCTCTACACGGTGAATGCGAACGAGGCGTCGAACGCGTCCACGAAGTACGGCTACACCGAGGACCGGGGGACCGCCTTCCAGGCCTCGGCGGCCACCGCGAGCGGACTCTCGCCGGTCTACCGCCTGTACAGCCCGGAGAAGAAGGACCACCTCTGGACCATCGACGCGGGCGAGAAGGCCAGCGCCGCGGAGAACCATGGCTACACGGTGGATGAGGGCATTGGCTTCTACGCGTCGAAGACGCCGGGAGACTGCCTCATTCCCGTGTACCGCTTCGTCAGCCCCACGCTGTTGAAGCACCGGTTCGCCACGACGGAGGCCGAGCGCGGCAGCCTGAGCGCCGCCGGCTGGACCGCAGAGGGCATCAAGTTCTACGCCACGGCGGCCGTGGCGCCGCCGGACACGTCCGACACGAAGTTCACCCTGATCGTCATTCCGGACACGCAGCAGGAGATCGTCTACCGGCCCGAGCTGTTCACGAACCGGGTGCAGTGGCTGGCCAGCAACAAGAGCGCGCTCGACATCCGGTTCGTCACGCACACCGGGGACATGGTGGACTGGGACACGCCCGACCACCTCCACTATGCGCGGGCCAGTGACGCGGTGACGGTGCTCGACAACGCCCGCATTCCCTATGCCTTCGCCATTGGCAACCACGACACGGCCGCCGTGTGCCAGGGGGGCAGCGCCTGTCCGGGCAACGTGAACGCCAACCTCCGCAACACCACGACGTTCAACCAGTACTTCCCCACGTCGCGGTTCACGGCGCTCGCGGGCGTGTACGAGGCGGGGAAGATCGACAACGCCTACCACACCTTCACGGCCGGCGGGCTGAACTGGCTCGTACTCAACCTCGAGCTGTGGCCGAGGACCGGGGCGGTCAACTGGGCGAAGACTGTCCTGGAGGCCCACCCGCGCCACAACGTCATCCTCATCACGCACTCGCACCTGACGTCCAGCTCGGGCATCGAGCAGACCCAGGGAGGCTACGGCAACAACAGCCCGCAGTACGTGTTCGACAACTTGATCAAGCAGTACGCCAACGTGCGCTTCGTCTTCTCCGGCCACGTGGGCAAGGCCGGCTACCGCGAGGACGCCGGCGTCAAGGGCAACACGATTTACCAGTTCCTCAACTGCTACCACGATGGGGCCACCAACCCGACGCGGCTGGTGGAGATCGACACGGCCGCCAACACGGCCGCCACGCGCGTCTACGCCCCGATGACGAACGAGGAGAAGCAGGACGGCTCCAAGCGGACGATCAGCAACATCGCCTGGGTGCGCTGAAGCGCTCTGTCTGAAAGGCTCCCGCTCCGGCTGGACACCGGAGCGAGAGGCTCCCACGGACTCAGTTCACGCCCACCGCGCTCCAGCTCTCGGCGACCTTCTGGGCCTCGGCGGAGCCTGCGCCGTACAGGTCCGTGGCCGCCTTCACCGTGGCCTGGCGCGCCTGGGCGAAGGTGGTGTTCGGCGTCATGTAGTGCGCCAGGGCCCGGTAGTACACCTGGAGCCCCTTCTCCATGCCGATGCCGTCCTTCACCTCGGCCTTGGACGTGCGGTTGGTGCCGCCGTTGACCAGCAGGTAGAAGGCGTTGTTGGCGATGCCGCTGGAGCCGTGCACCTCGGTCTGCTTCGGGTAGTTCTTGT
Above is a genomic segment from Stigmatella erecta containing:
- the argB gene encoding acetylglutamate kinase codes for the protein MSGLRAFQGRWFVVKIGGELSSDRPKLAGSVGAAVRAFLAAGIRVAVIHGGGPQATELTNKLGLTPRMVAGRRVTDEATLEVMKMTLAGQVSVDVAAAFRLAGVPALCTTGVSAGLIDARKRAPQVLTGAGPEPIDLGLVGDVVDVNTALFERLAEAGVVPVLGSLSGDAQGQVFNINADTVATRVAAKLRAAKLFLVSNVPGVLADKNDPSTRIPTLTPAEAQEKIASGVIQGGMIPKVEESLAMLEEGIEAIHIVGISPAHALLGEAQGAGSFGTAFLRAR
- a CDS encoding SDR family oxidoreductase, with the protein product MSTLKGKTLFITGASRGIGLAIAKRAARDGANIVIAAKTSAPHPKLPGTIYSAAEEIEKEGGKALPLMVDIRQEEQIHDAVKQAVERFGGIDICVNNASAISLTGTLQTPMKKFDLMFGVNVRGTYATTQACLPELLKAKNPHVLTLSPPLSMKTKWFQGHVAYTMAKYGMSMCVLGMAEEFRENGVAFNALWPRTTIATAAVNMLGGQEMMDASRTPDIMADAAYAILTRDSRACTGNFFIDDEVLREAGVTDFDQYLVKPGTQPLPDFFID
- a CDS encoding LysR family transcriptional regulator → MLGNREALWTLWEVSRAGTHAAAAARLGITASAVGQQLKALEQRLGVTLFERVGRRARLTPTGQALIDRLAEHLPALDAALDAAAETQRTVKGEVSLGGPWPFCRAWLRPRLPGLMERYPELRLTIRFEVASLLIRRLLAGEVDLAIVGTLPEEPALEVREIGQEHFLAVASPAYVRKHGTPRTARDFAQHRFIAFDADLAMLAPWWRAAFGPQEPLPSQVVCHIANLDEMLALVEAGCGIAVLPGYLVGPVLEAGRAVALEPESRRSSLRRPRGTLWLAWRKAAAPAARFLAVRDWLLEGAGQAGEFTVAIPPRTQYGREAPAPSGRRHDTQRAPLGPGRKALR
- a CDS encoding type 1 glutamine amidotransferase domain-containing protein, whose product is MKLLAAVKILLIVTSHEQLGDTPERTGYWLEELAAPYKEFTEAGAQVDIASPRGGKAPADPKSVKDADEVSRAFLADPQAAKKLENTLVLDTVKDTYDAYFVVGGHGVMWDLAVHTPLQRLLADGYARGSVVAAVCHGPAALVGVKDKEGRPLVAGKRVAAFSNEEEQGAKLDKVVPFALETRLRELGARYERGPMWKSFAVRDGRLVTGQNPASSVAAAREVIQALKEKK
- a CDS encoding metallophosphoesterase gives rise to the protein MRTWKVAAVLLLAGCVGACGGAEAEEGPRSMVRAELACPGLTAPVYHRIKPDGGDSLYTVNANEASNASTKYGYTEDRGTAFQASAATASGLSPVYRLYSPEKKDHLWTIDAGEKASAAENHGYTVDEGIGFYASKTPGDCLIPVYRFVSPTLLKHRFATTEAERGSLSAAGWTAEGIKFYATAAVAPPDTSDTKFTLIVIPDTQQEIVYRPELFTNRVQWLASNKSALDIRFVTHTGDMVDWDTPDHLHYARASDAVTVLDNARIPYAFAIGNHDTAAVCQGGSACPGNVNANLRNTTTFNQYFPTSRFTALAGVYEAGKIDNAYHTFTAGGLNWLVLNLELWPRTGAVNWAKTVLEAHPRHNVILITHSHLTSSSGIEQTQGGYGNNSPQYVFDNLIKQYANVRFVFSGHVGKAGYREDAGVKGNTIYQFLNCYHDGATNPTRLVEIDTAANTAATRVYAPMTNEEKQDGSKRTISNIAWVR